The following are encoded together in the Micromonospora lupini genome:
- the rplL gene encoding 50S ribosomal protein L7/L12, whose amino-acid sequence MAKLSTDELLDAFKEMTLIELSEFVKQFEDTFEVTAAAPVAVAAAGGGAGGAAAPAEEEKDEFDVVLEADGGKKIQVIKVVRELTGLGLKEAKDAVESAPKAILEKVNKETAEKAKAKLEGEGAKVTLK is encoded by the coding sequence ATGGCGAAGCTCAGCACCGACGAGCTGCTCGACGCGTTCAAGGAGATGACGCTGATCGAGCTCTCCGAGTTCGTGAAGCAGTTCGAGGACACCTTCGAGGTCACCGCCGCCGCTCCGGTCGCGGTTGCCGCTGCCGGCGGCGGCGCCGGTGGCGCTGCCGCCCCGGCCGAGGAGGAGAAGGACGAGTTCGACGTCGTCCTCGAGGCTGACGGTGGCAAGAAGATCCAGGTCATCAAGGTCGTGCGTGAGCTGACCGGCCTGGGCCTCAAGGAGGCCAAGGACGCGGTCGAGTCCGCGCCGAAGGCCATCCTGGAGAAGGTCAACAAGGAGACCGCCGAGAAGGCGAAGGCGAAGCTCGAGGGTGAGGGCGCCAAGGTCACCCTCAAGTGA
- the rplJ gene encoding 50S ribosomal protein L10, with product MADKPIRADKATAVAELTESFRNAGATVLTEYRGLTVSQLTQLRRSLGAETSYTVAKNTLAKRAATDAGINGLDELFTGPTALTFVSGDVVEAAKGLRDFAKANPKLVIKGGVFEGRAISAAEVTKLADLESREVLLAKLAGAMKGNLSKAAALFQAPLSKAARAAAALADKKREQEGAEAA from the coding sequence ATGGCGGACAAGCCGATCCGGGCCGACAAGGCCACGGCCGTCGCTGAGCTGACCGAGAGCTTCCGCAACGCGGGCGCCACCGTGCTGACCGAGTACCGCGGTCTGACGGTTTCCCAGCTCACCCAGCTGCGGCGCTCGCTCGGCGCCGAGACCAGCTACACGGTCGCGAAGAACACGCTGGCGAAGCGTGCCGCGACGGACGCGGGCATCAACGGCCTCGACGAGCTGTTCACCGGTCCTACCGCGCTGACTTTCGTTTCGGGCGACGTCGTCGAGGCGGCGAAGGGGCTTCGCGACTTCGCGAAGGCCAACCCGAAGCTCGTCATCAAGGGCGGCGTCTTCGAGGGCCGGGCCATTTCCGCGGCCGAGGTCACGAAGCTCGCCGACCTGGAGTCCCGCGAGGTGCTGCTGGCCAAGCTGGCCGGCGCGATGAAGGGCAACCTGAGCAAGGCCGCGGCCCTGTTCCAGGCTCCGCTCTCCAAGGCCGCCCGCGCGGCGGCCGCCCTGGCGGACAAGAAGCGCGAGCAGGAGGGCGCCGAGGCGGCCTGA
- a CDS encoding ABC transporter ATP-binding protein produces MRLENVWLRYHRSGPWVLRDVDVQIGPGEVAVVLGRNGVGKSTLLQVAAGVLRPGRGRVVDRPARVGWVPERFPADQPFTVSRYLTGMARVAGLGRSAADEAVTTWTQRLGLGAFSSVRLPELSKGTAQKVGLAQAMLRPPGLLVLDEPWEGLDAATRELVPELIDEVLADGGAVLVSDHRGETVRLPAARRWAVAAGSLTEETAPTDEAIAVVEVAVPAARVASTVARLRAEGHQILRVRADASTTAPQARPSDPSLPPALGQPEGADAVEQAAGEAR; encoded by the coding sequence ATGCGGCTGGAGAACGTCTGGTTGCGGTACCACCGGAGTGGTCCGTGGGTGCTGCGGGACGTGGATGTGCAGATCGGTCCGGGTGAGGTCGCGGTCGTTCTGGGCCGCAACGGGGTGGGCAAGTCCACGCTGCTCCAGGTGGCCGCCGGGGTGCTGCGGCCGGGCCGGGGCCGGGTCGTCGACCGGCCGGCCCGGGTGGGCTGGGTCCCGGAGCGCTTCCCGGCCGACCAGCCCTTCACCGTCTCCCGCTATCTGACCGGCATGGCCCGCGTCGCCGGGTTGGGCCGGTCGGCCGCCGACGAGGCGGTGACGACCTGGACGCAGCGGCTCGGCCTCGGCGCGTTCAGCTCGGTGCGGCTTCCGGAGCTGTCCAAGGGCACCGCGCAGAAGGTGGGTCTCGCCCAGGCCATGCTGCGACCACCCGGCCTGCTGGTGCTCGACGAGCCGTGGGAGGGCCTCGACGCCGCTACCCGCGAACTGGTTCCCGAGCTGATCGACGAGGTGCTGGCCGACGGCGGCGCGGTCCTGGTCAGCGACCACCGCGGGGAGACGGTCCGGCTGCCGGCCGCGCGCCGCTGGGCGGTGGCCGCCGGCTCGCTTACCGAGGAGACCGCACCGACCGACGAGGCCATCGCGGTGGTCGAGGTTGCGGTGCCGGCCGCGCGGGTCGCCAGCACCGTCGCCCGGTTGCGCGCCGAGGGCCACCAGATTCTTCGAGTACGCGCCGACGCCTCCACCACCGCGCCGCAGGCTCGCCCCTCGGACCCGTCGCTCCCGCCGGCCCTCGGCCAGCCCGAGGGTGCGGACGCCGTCGAGCAGGCAGCGGGGGAGGCCCGGTGA
- the rplA gene encoding 50S ribosomal protein L1: protein MQRSKSYRKAADVIDRSKLYTPSEAVKLAKETTNVKFDATVEVAMRLGVDPRKADQMVRGVVNLPHGTGKTARVIVFASGAKAEEATAAGADEVGTDELVARIQGGWLDFDAAIATPDQMAKIGRIARILGPRGLMPNPKTGTVTMDVTKAVQDIKGGKITFRVDKHSNLHLIIGKASFTETQLVDNYAAVLDEVLRAKPSAAKGKYLRKVILTTTMGPGVPVDPNLVKNLREDQTEA from the coding sequence ATGCAGCGCAGCAAGAGCTACCGCAAGGCCGCCGACGTCATCGACCGGTCGAAGCTCTACACCCCCTCCGAGGCCGTGAAGCTGGCCAAGGAGACCACCAATGTCAAGTTCGACGCCACGGTCGAGGTCGCCATGCGCCTCGGCGTCGACCCCCGCAAGGCGGACCAGATGGTCCGCGGCGTGGTCAACCTGCCGCACGGCACCGGTAAGACCGCCCGCGTGATCGTGTTCGCCAGTGGCGCGAAGGCCGAAGAGGCCACCGCCGCGGGTGCGGACGAGGTGGGCACCGACGAGCTGGTCGCCCGCATCCAGGGTGGTTGGCTCGACTTCGACGCGGCGATCGCCACGCCGGACCAGATGGCCAAGATCGGCCGGATCGCGCGGATCCTGGGCCCGCGCGGTCTCATGCCGAACCCGAAGACCGGCACGGTGACCATGGACGTCACCAAGGCGGTGCAGGACATCAAGGGTGGCAAGATCACCTTCCGGGTGGACAAGCACTCCAACCTGCACCTGATCATCGGCAAGGCCTCCTTCACGGAGACCCAGCTGGTGGACAACTACGCTGCGGTGCTCGACGAGGTGCTGCGCGCCAAGCCGTCCGCGGCGAAGGGCAAGTACCTCCGCAAGGTCATCCTCACCACCACCATGGGCCCGGGCGTTCCGGTCGACCCGAACCTGGTGAAGAACCTCCGTGAGGACCAGACCGAGGCCTGA
- the rplK gene encoding 50S ribosomal protein L11: MPPKKKLVKTFTLQLPAGQATPAPPVGPALGQHGVNIMEFCKSYNAQTESQRGDIVPAEISVFEDRSFSFVLKTPPAARLLIKAAGVQKGSGVPQAEKVGSVSRAQLREIAEKKMADLNANDLDQAEKIIAGTARSMGITVSD, translated from the coding sequence ATGCCTCCGAAGAAGAAGCTCGTCAAGACGTTCACGCTTCAGTTGCCGGCGGGCCAGGCCACGCCGGCGCCGCCGGTCGGCCCCGCGCTCGGCCAGCACGGCGTGAACATCATGGAGTTCTGCAAGTCCTACAACGCGCAGACCGAGTCCCAGCGGGGCGACATCGTCCCCGCCGAGATCAGCGTGTTCGAGGACCGGTCCTTCAGCTTCGTGCTGAAGACCCCGCCCGCTGCCCGGCTGCTGATCAAGGCCGCCGGTGTGCAGAAGGGTTCGGGCGTCCCGCAGGCCGAGAAGGTCGGCTCGGTCAGCCGCGCCCAGCTGCGTGAGATCGCCGAGAAGAAGATGGCCGACCTCAACGCCAACGACCTGGACCAGGCCGAGAAGATCATCGCCGGCACCGCCCGGTCGATGGGCATCACCGTCAGCGACTGA
- the nusG gene encoding transcription termination/antitermination protein NusG, which translates to MPEYDETAGPVDEQSTVATAAGDESVEAASEPEFPTTEPAPDEEYDPVAELRQKLRYAPGDWYVVHSYAGYENKVKTNLETRITSLDMEDFIYQVEVPTREEVEVKNGKRSQIQAKVFPGYILVRMELTAESYSCVRNTPGVTGFVGATDRADRPAPLSLDEVLKWLAPAVETEQKKAKPEIKVLDFEVGDSVTVTDGAFASLPATISEINADQQKLKVLVSIFGRETPVELNFNQVAKI; encoded by the coding sequence GTGCCTGAGTACGACGAGACCGCCGGACCGGTGGACGAGCAGTCCACGGTCGCGACGGCGGCTGGTGACGAGTCGGTTGAGGCCGCCAGCGAGCCGGAGTTCCCCACCACCGAGCCTGCGCCGGACGAGGAGTACGACCCGGTCGCCGAGCTGCGGCAGAAGCTGCGCTACGCCCCGGGTGACTGGTACGTGGTGCACTCGTACGCCGGTTACGAGAACAAGGTGAAGACCAACCTCGAGACCCGGATCACGAGCCTCGACATGGAGGACTTCATCTACCAGGTCGAGGTGCCGACCCGGGAAGAGGTCGAGGTCAAGAACGGTAAGCGTTCGCAGATCCAGGCCAAGGTCTTCCCGGGCTACATCCTCGTCCGGATGGAGCTGACCGCCGAGTCCTACTCGTGTGTCCGTAACACCCCGGGCGTGACGGGCTTCGTGGGCGCGACCGACCGGGCCGACCGGCCCGCGCCGCTCTCCCTCGACGAGGTGCTGAAGTGGTTGGCGCCGGCCGTCGAGACCGAGCAGAAGAAGGCCAAGCCGGAGATCAAGGTCCTCGACTTCGAGGTCGGCGACTCGGTCACCGTCACCGACGGCGCGTTCGCGTCGCTGCCGGCCACGATCAGCGAGATCAACGCCGACCAGCAGAAGCTCAAGGTGCTGGTGTCGATCTTCGGCCGGGAGACCCCGGTGGAGCTCAACTTCAACCAGGTCGCCAAGATCTGA
- the secE gene encoding preprotein translocase subunit SecE — MADNKRRGEDAGDDRLDDEVVDDVADDDATSADEPVSRGGTATRSRARAESADSRPTTRSETGRVGVFGRIARFFREVVAELRKVIWPTRKELLTYTAVVVTFVAVMLTIVGVLDYGFAKVVLFVFGNSD; from the coding sequence GTGGCCGACAACAAGCGGCGCGGCGAGGACGCCGGCGACGATCGTCTGGACGACGAGGTCGTCGACGACGTAGCTGACGACGACGCCACCAGCGCGGACGAGCCGGTCTCCCGGGGAGGCACCGCGACGCGGTCCCGCGCCCGGGCGGAATCGGCGGACAGCCGGCCGACCACGAGGTCGGAAACCGGTCGGGTGGGTGTGTTCGGCCGCATCGCCCGGTTTTTCCGCGAGGTCGTTGCCGAACTGCGTAAGGTCATCTGGCCGACCCGCAAGGAGTTGCTGACGTACACCGCCGTGGTGGTCACGTTCGTCGCCGTGATGCTGACGATCGTGGGCGTGCTGGACTACGGCTTCGCCAAGGTCGTGTTGTTCGTCTTCGGCAACTCGGACTGA
- a CDS encoding MaoC family dehydratase produces the protein MELPVKTFRVTRADLVRYAGASGDFNPIHWSDRVATKVGLPGVIAHGMFTMALVGRAVAEWAGAPDAVVEYGVRFTRPVVVPDDDQGTEIEVTAKVREVTEDGLTRLDVTATCLGEKILSQARATIRTGR, from the coding sequence ATGGAGCTGCCAGTCAAGACGTTCCGGGTGACCCGGGCGGACCTGGTCCGCTACGCCGGCGCCTCGGGTGACTTCAACCCGATCCACTGGAGCGACCGGGTCGCCACGAAGGTGGGGCTGCCCGGGGTGATCGCGCACGGCATGTTCACGATGGCCCTGGTCGGTCGGGCGGTCGCGGAGTGGGCCGGGGCGCCCGACGCGGTGGTCGAGTACGGCGTTCGCTTCACCCGGCCGGTGGTGGTCCCCGACGACGACCAGGGGACCGAGATCGAGGTCACGGCGAAGGTCCGTGAGGTGACCGAGGACGGGCTGACCCGGCTCGATGTGACCGCGACCTGTCTGGGCGAGAAGATCCTCTCGCAGGCGCGGGCGACCATCCGCACAGGGCGCTGA
- a CDS encoding MaoC family dehydratase N-terminal domain-containing protein has translation MSLDPSFVGRTYPPTAPYQVGREKIREFATAIGATDAAHHDPVAAQALGHPDVVAPPTFPVIVTMAASRQIIEDPALGVDYSRLVHGDQRFAYTRPVVAGDELVCTNTIEDVSNRGGHGFLTTRTDVSTVAGEPVVAVWARYVIRGEA, from the coding sequence ATGTCTCTGGACCCTTCCTTCGTCGGCCGGACGTATCCGCCGACCGCCCCCTACCAGGTGGGCCGAGAAAAGATCCGTGAGTTCGCCACGGCCATCGGCGCCACCGACGCGGCCCACCACGACCCGGTGGCGGCGCAGGCGCTGGGCCACCCGGACGTGGTCGCCCCGCCGACCTTTCCGGTGATCGTCACCATGGCGGCGAGCCGGCAGATCATCGAGGACCCGGCCCTGGGTGTGGACTACAGCCGGCTGGTGCACGGCGACCAGCGGTTCGCGTACACCCGGCCGGTGGTCGCGGGCGACGAGCTGGTCTGCACGAACACCATCGAGGACGTCAGCAACCGGGGCGGGCACGGCTTCCTGACCACCCGTACGGACGTGAGCACCGTCGCCGGGGAACCCGTGGTCGCCGTCTGGGCCCGGTACGTCATTCGCGGGGAGGCCTGA
- the rpmG gene encoding 50S ribosomal protein L33, translating into MAKATDVRPKITLACVECKERNYITRKNRRNDPDRIELKKFCPRDGRHTVHRETR; encoded by the coding sequence GTGGCGAAGGCTACCGATGTCCGGCCGAAGATCACTTTGGCGTGTGTGGAGTGCAAGGAGCGCAACTACATCACGCGCAAGAACCGCCGGAACGACCCCGACCGCATCGAGCTGAAGAAGTTCTGCCCGCGCGACGGTCGGCACACGGTTCACCGCGAGACCCGCTGA
- a CDS encoding putative bifunctional diguanylate cyclase/phosphodiesterase: protein MTAGSPSARRSTEQAWLITGPLAVLAIICSFVLALAGPPPPGNLFAAVAIFGVMVATSTQVLQVVVRRQALEVIVTEIPLVLAFFYLPPLTVVLISVMAALVGQLRRRLSAPKVWFNLARTAGAASAAGAVLLALPPVEGVGPKTWAVLFAVVNVNSLISLAAISAVITLLHGWQAGWELIRNAPAPQVICAINAVIGLVILMAIDSNLWSVLLIAVLAIAVVLVYRSYAQFLRQHRTLGSMYELTRAVSESRQDGGLVDALLDRVRALMQAEYATLWLPVQGRHPEVLLSARLDDRGLLDVALTPSIVRERVRQSGRTLAAGRAFDDDEDVRGALSKHQVKDLIVVPLRSGQAVIGTLEVVNRLSDVGHFSAADLPVFETVAAHVAVALENSRLVDRLRHDAYHDTLTGLPNRRRITGALDESVKIRAPGEVVALLLFDVDGLRQVNESLGHAAGDKVLAEVAKRLRASAPSSALVGRAGGDEFLVTLRLESTEAALELAAQLRDQIRDEMVFDALTLDVNTAVGVAVHPDHGSDAATLLLRVDLAATAAKSVPGSVQLFNPALESRSLRRLGLAGDLRRALDQDELEVYFQPKVTLRDRRLVGVECLARWEHPTHGTVAPEDFVAVAAHTGQLSRLTEVVLREGLRRSRDWAQADQPLPIAVNLAARSLTDQHFPDRVQELLTEYGVPAQRLTLEITESGVLDGTDRPIPTLRRLRDLGVRLSVDDFGTGDSSLAHLRRLPVHEVKVDRSFVQGMATDPGDLAIVNAVVTLSQQFGLAVVAEGVESELTLELLQDIGCEIGQGFLFSRPLPYERLAAWFGAQVDPETISGGELPRLRVVP, encoded by the coding sequence ATGACGGCTGGCTCGCCCTCAGCCCGTAGGTCCACTGAGCAGGCTTGGCTCATCACTGGGCCGTTGGCAGTCCTGGCCATCATCTGCTCATTCGTCCTCGCGTTGGCGGGGCCGCCGCCTCCGGGCAACCTCTTCGCTGCGGTGGCGATCTTCGGCGTCATGGTGGCGACCAGCACCCAGGTTCTGCAGGTCGTCGTGCGTAGGCAGGCGCTCGAAGTCATCGTCACCGAGATTCCGCTGGTCCTTGCCTTCTTCTACCTGCCGCCGCTGACGGTCGTCCTGATCTCCGTCATGGCTGCGTTGGTCGGCCAGCTTCGTCGGCGCCTCAGCGCTCCGAAGGTGTGGTTCAATCTCGCCAGGACTGCCGGAGCCGCTTCGGCCGCGGGGGCCGTGCTACTGGCACTTCCTCCCGTCGAGGGGGTGGGCCCGAAGACGTGGGCTGTCCTCTTCGCCGTGGTCAATGTCAACAGCTTGATCTCGTTGGCGGCCATCAGCGCCGTTATCACCCTGCTGCACGGGTGGCAGGCAGGGTGGGAGTTGATACGCAACGCCCCTGCTCCGCAGGTGATCTGCGCGATCAACGCCGTCATCGGGTTGGTGATCCTGATGGCGATCGATTCCAACCTGTGGTCCGTTCTCCTGATCGCGGTGCTGGCGATCGCGGTCGTCCTGGTCTACCGCTCGTATGCCCAGTTCCTTCGTCAGCACCGCACGCTCGGGAGCATGTACGAGCTGACCCGGGCGGTCAGCGAGAGCCGACAGGACGGAGGCCTGGTCGACGCGCTGCTGGACCGGGTCCGCGCGCTGATGCAGGCCGAGTACGCCACGCTCTGGCTGCCGGTGCAGGGTCGCCACCCCGAGGTCCTGTTGAGCGCCAGACTCGATGATCGCGGCCTGCTCGACGTCGCGCTCACCCCCTCGATAGTCCGCGAACGAGTCCGCCAGTCCGGCCGCACGCTGGCCGCCGGCCGAGCCTTCGACGATGACGAGGACGTCCGTGGGGCGCTCAGCAAGCACCAGGTCAAAGACCTCATCGTGGTTCCGCTGCGGTCTGGCCAGGCGGTGATCGGCACCCTCGAAGTGGTCAACCGGCTCAGCGACGTCGGCCATTTCTCGGCTGCTGACCTCCCGGTCTTCGAGACCGTGGCCGCCCACGTCGCCGTCGCCTTGGAGAATTCGCGGTTGGTCGACCGGCTGCGGCACGACGCGTACCACGACACGTTGACCGGGCTGCCCAACCGCCGGCGGATCACCGGGGCGCTGGACGAGTCGGTGAAGATCCGCGCGCCGGGCGAGGTGGTGGCGCTGCTGCTCTTCGACGTCGACGGGCTGCGCCAGGTCAACGAGTCCCTGGGTCACGCGGCAGGGGACAAGGTCCTCGCCGAGGTCGCCAAACGGTTGCGGGCCAGCGCGCCGTCGTCGGCCCTGGTCGGCCGTGCCGGCGGGGACGAGTTCCTGGTGACGCTGCGGTTGGAGAGCACTGAGGCCGCGCTCGAGTTGGCTGCTCAACTGCGCGACCAGATCCGCGACGAGATGGTCTTCGACGCGCTCACCCTGGACGTGAACACCGCCGTCGGGGTGGCCGTACACCCGGATCACGGCAGCGACGCGGCGACCCTGCTGCTTCGGGTCGACCTGGCCGCCACCGCGGCCAAGTCGGTGCCGGGCAGCGTGCAGTTGTTCAACCCCGCGCTGGAGTCCCGTTCACTGCGCCGGCTGGGTCTCGCCGGCGACCTGCGTCGCGCGCTCGACCAGGACGAGCTGGAGGTCTACTTCCAGCCCAAGGTGACACTGCGGGACCGGCGTCTGGTCGGCGTCGAGTGTCTGGCCCGGTGGGAGCACCCGACGCACGGCACAGTCGCTCCCGAGGACTTCGTGGCGGTGGCCGCGCACACCGGCCAGTTGAGCCGGCTCACCGAGGTGGTGCTCCGCGAGGGGTTGCGGCGCAGCCGGGACTGGGCCCAGGCCGACCAGCCGCTGCCCATCGCCGTGAACCTCGCCGCCCGTTCGCTCACCGACCAGCACTTCCCGGACCGGGTGCAGGAGCTGTTGACCGAGTACGGGGTGCCGGCGCAGCGCCTCACCCTGGAGATCACCGAGTCGGGGGTCCTGGACGGCACGGACCGGCCGATCCCGACGCTGCGCAGGCTCCGCGATCTCGGCGTCCGGCTGTCGGTGGACGACTTCGGCACCGGTGACTCGTCGCTCGCCCACCTGCGCCGGCTGCCGGTGCACGAGGTGAAGGTGGACCGGTCCTTCGTGCAGGGCATGGCGACCGATCCGGGGGACCTGGCGATCGTCAACGCGGTGGTGACGCTCTCCCAGCAGTTCGGTCTGGCCGTGGTCGCCGAGGGTGTCGAGAGCGAGCTGACCCTGGAGCTCCTCCAGGACATCGGGTGCGAGATCGGCCAGGGCTTCCTGTTCAGCCGACCGCTGCCGTACGAGCGGTTGGCGGCCTGGTTCGGCGCTCAGGTCGACCCCGAAACGATCTCTGGCGGGGAGCTTCCGCGCCTGCGTGTCGTGCCCTGA
- a CDS encoding ArsR/SmtB family transcription factor, producing MVVLAELAFSTSDLAQVRFAVSPMWEVAPSFRLLRSATTHPVHRPWADQVRPRLVAAGLDRGWLCELILPTGGYVPDFLNPAPAGPAPTPAAERDAIRAAPADRVRQDLDHLARHQGTLGPRLRALHNDPQGLLAKVTEEIETYWELALAPYWARIRAVLDADILYRARLAAEHGTGHLLNDLHTSMSWDNNALRMSHRKQPLTRTTAGTGLLLIPSAFTGPGVRTRTTPPDPPQLAYQARGVGSLWQARPVMRADTLSAVLGRSRTLLLSELEIPASTTQLAHRTGLSPAGVSQYLTALRNAGLVSAHRAGRSVLYARTTAAETLLQAAFARPHVDPRRTSGADH from the coding sequence GTGGTTGTCCTGGCGGAGCTGGCGTTCTCGACGAGCGATCTGGCACAGGTACGGTTCGCCGTCTCGCCGATGTGGGAGGTCGCTCCCAGCTTCCGACTGCTCAGGTCCGCCACTACGCATCCGGTCCACCGGCCCTGGGCCGACCAGGTACGCCCGCGCCTGGTGGCCGCCGGGCTGGACCGGGGCTGGCTCTGCGAGCTGATCCTGCCCACCGGCGGCTACGTCCCCGACTTCCTCAACCCGGCCCCCGCCGGACCGGCCCCCACCCCGGCGGCAGAGCGGGACGCGATCCGGGCCGCGCCCGCCGACCGGGTACGCCAGGACCTCGACCACCTGGCCCGCCACCAGGGAACCCTCGGCCCCCGGCTACGAGCCCTGCACAACGACCCACAGGGCCTCCTGGCCAAGGTCACAGAAGAAATCGAAACGTACTGGGAACTGGCACTCGCCCCCTACTGGGCACGAATCCGGGCAGTCCTGGACGCAGACATCCTCTATCGGGCCCGCCTGGCCGCCGAGCACGGCACCGGCCACCTCCTCAACGACCTGCACACGTCCATGAGCTGGGACAACAACGCACTGCGGATGTCCCACCGCAAGCAGCCACTGACCCGCACGACAGCAGGCACGGGACTTCTGCTGATCCCCTCGGCCTTCACCGGACCGGGGGTGCGCACCCGAACGACGCCGCCGGATCCACCCCAACTCGCCTATCAGGCGCGCGGTGTCGGCTCACTCTGGCAGGCACGGCCCGTCATGCGAGCCGACACCCTCTCCGCCGTACTGGGCCGCTCACGCACCCTGCTGTTGTCCGAATTGGAGATCCCAGCCTCCACCACACAACTGGCCCACCGCACCGGACTCTCCCCAGCCGGGGTATCCCAATACCTCACCGCGCTACGCAACGCGGGCCTGGTCAGCGCCCACCGCGCCGGCCGCTCCGTCCTCTACGCCCGCACCACCGCAGCAGAAACTCTCCTCCAAGCGGCCTTCGCCCGACCTCACGTCGACCCCCGAAGGACTTCCGGAGCCGACCACTAA
- a CDS encoding aldo/keto reductase produces MTSQTINAAASGTWKLGDLTVNRVGFGAMRLTQHGGAFAADAVPRDRDQAISVLRRAVELGVNHIDTAAFYFSPLRSANELINRALAPYPDDLVITTKVGPGRDPSGQWLAHATAEQLRGQVEENLRQLGRDHLDVVNLRIVGTDSIAERFGALAELREVGLIRHLGLSNVRPHHLAEAQSIAPVVCVQNMYVIGASPEQKDFLDLCGEQRIAFVPFYSIAGTGREGGATTDHSPEVHTIARAHGVSAAQIRLAWTLHQGSHVLAIPGTGDLDHLAQNVAVGSLRLSEEALTALDPLHHETA; encoded by the coding sequence ATGACCTCACAGACGATCAACGCGGCGGCATCGGGCACCTGGAAGCTCGGCGACCTGACGGTCAACCGGGTCGGTTTCGGCGCGATGCGCCTGACGCAGCACGGTGGGGCGTTCGCGGCCGATGCCGTCCCACGCGACCGCGACCAGGCGATCAGTGTGCTGCGCCGCGCGGTCGAGCTCGGCGTGAACCACATCGACACCGCCGCGTTCTACTTCTCGCCACTGCGCTCGGCCAACGAGCTGATCAACCGGGCACTGGCCCCCTACCCGGACGACCTCGTCATCACCACCAAGGTCGGGCCAGGCCGCGATCCCTCGGGCCAGTGGCTGGCGCACGCCACCGCCGAGCAACTGCGCGGCCAGGTCGAGGAGAACCTGCGCCAGCTCGGCCGCGACCACCTCGACGTGGTGAACCTGCGCATCGTCGGCACCGACTCGATCGCCGAACGCTTCGGCGCACTCGCCGAACTGCGCGAGGTCGGACTCATCCGTCATCTGGGCCTGTCCAACGTCCGCCCCCACCACCTCGCCGAGGCCCAGAGCATCGCGCCGGTGGTCTGCGTTCAGAACATGTACGTCATCGGCGCATCGCCCGAGCAGAAGGACTTCCTGGACCTCTGCGGTGAACAGCGCATCGCGTTCGTGCCGTTCTACTCGATCGCCGGCACCGGACGCGAAGGCGGCGCGACCACCGACCACAGCCCGGAGGTGCACACCATCGCCCGCGCCCACGGCGTAAGCGCAGCCCAGATCCGGCTGGCATGGACCCTGCACCAGGGTTCTCACGTCCTGGCCATCCCTGGCACCGGCGACCTCGACCACCTCGCCCAGAACGTCGCCGTCGGCTCCCTACGCCTGTCGGAGGAAGCACTCACCGCCCTGGACCCCCTCCACCACGAGACGGCATGA
- a CDS encoding Pycsar system effector family protein has protein sequence MTQPEEKSDDCEPDQAWKALSLVNDWVKHAEAKSATILAASGVTGGVLFNLVKNQTRPGWWLTIFGILCGSAVILAGTCALLALTPRTGRVSRLSARLKAMTHRPNKPDPDTLDESRPRENGGVDEATTVADPDPSNLLFFAHIARDYADDSPTYTEVLTALTTDKKRLTEHIARQVHANAGVAHRKFRWAERAIRWLALALATLAGVTIIVGRMAGG, from the coding sequence ATGACTCAGCCCGAGGAGAAAAGCGACGACTGCGAGCCGGATCAGGCATGGAAGGCGCTTAGCCTCGTCAACGATTGGGTCAAGCACGCCGAGGCGAAGAGCGCTACCATCCTCGCTGCAAGCGGAGTAACCGGGGGAGTTCTCTTCAACCTCGTGAAGAACCAGACCCGGCCTGGGTGGTGGCTCACAATCTTTGGCATACTCTGCGGCTCCGCCGTAATTCTTGCCGGGACGTGTGCCCTCCTTGCGCTCACGCCGCGCACCGGACGCGTCAGCCGCCTTAGCGCCAGGCTCAAGGCGATGACGCACCGGCCGAATAAGCCCGATCCGGACACCCTCGACGAGAGCCGGCCGCGAGAGAACGGCGGAGTCGACGAGGCCACTACCGTGGCAGATCCGGACCCATCCAACTTGCTGTTCTTCGCTCACATTGCTCGTGATTATGCGGACGACAGCCCGACCTACACAGAGGTTCTTACCGCTCTGACGACCGACAAGAAGCGACTGACCGAACACATCGCCCGGCAAGTTCATGCCAACGCAGGCGTCGCACATCGAAAGTTCCGGTGGGCGGAGCGCGCTATTCGCTGGTTAGCGCTAGCACTCGCAACCCTGGCGGGAGTTACGATCATCGTTGGTCGAATGGCAGGTGGCTAA